The Methanococcoides methylutens MM1 genome has a window encoding:
- a CDS encoding restriction endonuclease subunit S, producing the protein MMEEKVGWIDTNLSVISNKITDGSHNPPPKSEVGEPMLSAQNVFDDHILFEGYRLITSDNFEKEYKRANVEPGDVLLTIVGTIGRSTVVPDKIRKFTLQRSVALIKPNTINSHYISYYLRSPKSQIYFQQNSKGTAQKGIYLNSLKKLPISFPPLLEQHAIVSKIEQLFSDLDNGIANLKLAQEQLKVYRQAVLKKAFEGELTREWREQQTNLTDAEDLLEQIRLEREENYNKKLDEWKGAIKEWESAGKEGKKPSKPKKIKKTERFTESELVDLPKLLENWAWIRLEEISNKITDGSHNPPPKSEVGEPMLSAQNVFDDHILFEGYRLITSDNFEKEYKRANVEPGDVLLTIVGTIGRSTVVPDKIRKFTLQRSVALIKPNTINSHYISYYLRSPKSQPYFQNHSKGTAQKGIYLNSLKNLPISLAPLPEQQAIVTEIETRLSVCEKVEQDIEENLERAEALRLSILKKAFEGKLLNKRELEEVRNEADWEPAEVLLERIKTEKANKK; encoded by the coding sequence ATGATGGAAGAAAAAGTTGGATGGATCGATACAAATTTATCAGTAATCTCAAATAAAATAACCGATGGTTCTCATAATCCTCCACCCAAATCAGAAGTTGGAGAACCGATGTTAAGTGCTCAAAACGTCTTCGATGACCATATTTTGTTTGAAGGGTATAGACTAATTACAAGTGACAACTTTGAAAAAGAATACAAGAGAGCGAATGTTGAACCCGGAGATGTACTACTAACAATTGTAGGCACGATAGGACGTTCAACGGTAGTCCCTGATAAAATAAGGAAGTTCACACTTCAGCGAAGTGTTGCATTAATTAAACCAAATACGATAAATTCACACTACATTTCCTATTATTTAAGATCTCCAAAAAGCCAGATATATTTCCAACAAAATTCAAAAGGTACAGCACAAAAAGGAATTTACTTAAATTCATTAAAAAAGTTACCAATTTCGTTTCCACCCCTCCTCGAACAACACGCTATCGTCTCCAAAATCGAACAACTCTTCAGCGACCTCGACAACGGCATTGCTAACCTCAAATTGGCCCAAGAACAGCTCAAGGTGTACCGTCAGGCGGTGTTGAAAAAGGCCTTTGAGGGGGAACTTACGAGGGAATGGCGGGAACAACAGACTAACCTCACAGATGCGGAAGATTTACTCGAGCAGATTCGGTTGGAAAGGGAAGAGAATTATAACAAGAAGCTTGATGAGTGGAAAGGAGCAATAAAAGAATGGGAATCTGCGGGAAAGGAAGGGAAAAAACCCAGCAAACCAAAAAAAATCAAGAAAACTGAAAGATTTACAGAATCCGAATTGGTTGACTTGCCAAAGCTATTAGAGAACTGGGCATGGATTAGGTTAGAGGAAATCTCAAATAAAATAACCGATGGTTCTCATAATCCTCCACCCAAATCAGAAGTTGGAGAACCGATGTTAAGTGCTCAAAACGTCTTCGATGACCATATTTTGTTTGAAGGGTATAGACTAATTACAAGTGACAACTTTGAAAAAGAATACAAGAGAGCGAATGTTGAACCCGGAGATGTACTACTAACAATTGTAGGCACGATAGGACGTTCAACGGTAGTCCCTGATAAAATAAGGAAGTTCACACTTCAGCGAAGTGTTGCATTAATTAAACCAAATACGATAAATTCACACTACATTTCCTATTATTTAAGATCTCCAAAAAGCCAACCCTACTTCCAAAATCATTCAAAAGGCACTGCCCAAAAAGGAATTTACTTAAATTCATTAAAAAATTTGCCAATTTCACTTGCTCCCCTCCCTGAGCAACAAGCCATCGTAACCGAAATCGAAACACGGCTTTCGGTTTGTGAGAAAGTCGAACAGGACATCGAAGAAAACCTCGAAAGGGCCGAAGCATTGCGACTGAGTATCTTGAAAAAGGCGTTTGAAGGGAAGTTACTCAATAAGAGGGAGCTTGAGGAAGTTCGCAATGAAGCGGATTGGGAACCTGCTGAGGTATTGCTTGAACGAATAAAGACCGAAAAAGCGAATAAAAAATAA
- a CDS encoding class I SAM-dependent DNA methyltransferase, which produces MAEHTSSIVSKVWSFCNVLRDGGVSYGDYLEQLTYLIFLKMAEEYRKPPYNRDIGIPEEFTWEVLKQTRGAELDTHYRMLLEELGKKPGMLGQIFLKAQNKVSDPAMLYKVIDMIDKESWVMMGVDTKGEIYEGLLQKNAEDTKSGAGQYFTPRPLIKTMVECVRPEPMKTIGDPCCGTGGFFLAAYDFLKDHYQPDREHSRFLKKKTFGGNEIVAGTRRLALMNLFLHNIGEIDGEPAISNSDALIADPGVRYDYILTNPPFGKKSSMTFTNDAGEQEKEDLTYNRQDFWVTTSNKQLNFVQHIHTILKAGGQAAVVLPDNVLFEGGVGETVRKKLLETTDLHTILRLPTGIFYANGVKANVLFFDAKPASKDPWTKEVWIYDYRTNVHHTMKKNLMKFSDLEDFVRCYNPEDRFKREETWSEENPEGRFRKFTYDEIVARDKTNLDIFWLKDASLADLDNLPDPDVLANEIIENIEASLESFKEIMEVINGDGE; this is translated from the coding sequence ATGGCCGAACATACATCATCCATTGTCTCCAAAGTTTGGAGTTTCTGTAATGTCCTCCGTGATGGGGGAGTAAGCTATGGCGATTATCTGGAGCAATTGACGTATCTCATATTCCTGAAAATGGCGGAGGAATACAGAAAACCTCCATATAACCGCGATATTGGAATTCCGGAGGAATTCACATGGGAAGTCTTAAAGCAAACACGTGGAGCTGAGCTTGACACCCATTACAGGATGCTTCTGGAGGAACTGGGGAAAAAGCCAGGTATGCTCGGGCAGATTTTCCTCAAGGCCCAGAACAAGGTCAGTGACCCTGCAATGCTCTACAAGGTCATCGACATGATCGACAAGGAAAGCTGGGTGATGATGGGTGTTGACACCAAGGGCGAAATCTACGAAGGTCTTTTGCAGAAGAACGCGGAGGATACCAAGAGTGGAGCTGGACAATATTTCACTCCAAGACCTCTTATCAAGACCATGGTGGAGTGTGTAAGGCCTGAGCCTATGAAGACCATAGGTGACCCTTGCTGTGGTACAGGGGGCTTCTTCTTAGCTGCATACGACTTCCTCAAGGACCACTACCAACCGGACAGGGAACACAGTCGTTTCCTCAAAAAGAAGACCTTTGGAGGCAATGAGATCGTTGCAGGAACGCGAAGACTGGCACTCATGAACCTCTTCCTCCACAACATTGGAGAAATCGACGGGGAACCTGCAATCTCCAATTCAGATGCTCTCATCGCCGACCCCGGAGTACGTTATGATTACATCCTCACAAATCCTCCATTCGGTAAGAAGAGCAGTATGACCTTCACTAACGATGCAGGAGAACAGGAAAAGGAAGATCTCACCTACAACCGTCAGGACTTCTGGGTTACAACAAGCAACAAACAGCTCAACTTCGTCCAGCATATCCACACCATCCTCAAAGCTGGAGGTCAGGCGGCAGTGGTCCTTCCGGATAATGTTCTTTTCGAAGGAGGTGTAGGGGAAACAGTCCGCAAAAAGCTCCTTGAGACCACCGACCTCCACACGATACTTCGCCTCCCCACAGGCATATTCTATGCGAATGGTGTCAAGGCAAACGTCTTGTTCTTCGATGCAAAACCCGCATCAAAGGACCCATGGACAAAGGAAGTCTGGATTTACGATTACAGGACCAACGTCCATCACACGATGAAGAAGAATCTCATGAAGTTCTCAGATCTGGAGGATTTTGTCAGGTGTTACAATCCAGAAGACCGTTTCAAGCGTGAGGAGACCTGGAGCGAAGAGAATCCGGAGGGTCGGTTCCGCAAGTTCACCTACGACGAAATCGTTGCAAGAGACAAGACGAACCTCGATATATTCTGGCTCAAGGATGCGAGTCTTGCCGATCTCGATAATTTGCCGGACCCCGATGTTCTTGCGAACGAGATAATCGAAAACATCGAAGCTTCTCTTGAAAGCTTCAAGGAGATCATGGAAGTTATCAATGGGGACGGCGAGTGA
- a CDS encoding ribonuclease III domain-containing protein, translating to MSNGTTMNNNIEMILGFRFKNRDFLDQALVHKGYSNEHPCDDQSEFQTIGDAVLKLVLTELLIEKGHKTGGAITPKRVEQEKKEGLAKVARNLGIGPFIKLGNGQILQNHGESDHVLAETLEAIAAAIYFDGGFDKTKHTMKKWFDS from the coding sequence ATGTCAAACGGAACAACGATGAACAATAACATCGAGATGATTCTCGGGTTTCGCTTCAAAAATAGAGATTTCTTGGACCAAGCCCTCGTACACAAAGGCTACTCGAATGAACATCCTTGTGATGATCAAAGTGAATTTCAAACAATTGGAGACGCGGTCCTGAAGCTTGTTTTGACGGAATTATTGATTGAGAAGGGGCACAAAACCGGAGGAGCAATAACTCCAAAAAGAGTGGAACAAGAGAAAAAAGAGGGACTCGCTAAAGTCGCTCGAAACCTTGGAATCGGTCCCTTCATTAAGCTCGGAAATGGGCAAATACTGCAAAATCATGGTGAAAGCGATCATGTTTTAGCGGAGACTCTCGAAGCAATCGCCGCTGCCATCTACTTTGATGGAGGATTCGATAAAACCAAGCATACAATGAAAAAATGGTTTGATTCCTGA
- a CDS encoding TATA-box-binding family protein, with product MGIVNVVATVELTSPLDLEKVKESIENTEFSSSGAGWLKMRLMPEGHYIAFYKSGKFLITGLKSVQKVDEVANRVISLVKNSGIDIDKKKIIIQNIVAVDKIEMSSTLEKLIHSLDPSKTNYEPEQFPGLIYKDFGATFLLFSNGKMIINGVKKENDLKNLVIKFESLIQ from the coding sequence ATGGGAATTGTCAATGTGGTTGCAACAGTAGAATTAACATCTCCTTTAGACCTTGAAAAGGTAAAGGAATCAATCGAAAATACCGAATTTTCGTCTTCAGGTGCTGGATGGCTCAAAATGAGATTAATGCCTGAGGGTCACTATATAGCATTTTATAAATCTGGAAAATTTCTAATCACGGGTCTTAAATCTGTACAAAAAGTGGATGAAGTTGCTAATAGAGTCATATCACTTGTTAAAAATTCAGGAATAGACATTGATAAAAAGAAAATCATAATCCAAAACATTGTTGCTGTTGATAAAATTGAAATGAGTTCCACTCTTGAAAAACTTATACATTCGCTGGATCCGTCGAAAACGAATTATGAACCAGAACAATTTCCAGGTTTAATTTATAAAGATTTTGGCGCAACTTTTCTCCTATTTTCAAATGGAAAAATGATAATAAATGGTGTCAAAAAAGAAAATGATTTGAAAAATTTAGTCATCAAATTTGAGAGTTTAATTCAGTAA
- a CDS encoding recombinase family protein: protein MESSKNSVGYARTSTKDQNIDTQIVQLKNKGIPPEQIFFDEGISGSVPAPDRPGFKKLLKYIESHEVETIYLFEISRLGRTFINTLNLIMEFEDKGVRVVSLSPSEAWSTSGDPHYRKLLISIFGWVAENEKRIMRERIKVGIERHRKEKKTWGRPTKEPNKKEVMKYRDKGLTWSEISRVMNVPASTLYKYRDKWEEQDRVERVNSASE from the coding sequence ATGGAATCTTCAAAAAATTCAGTGGGATATGCAAGGACAAGTACGAAGGATCAGAACATCGACACCCAAATAGTCCAGCTCAAAAACAAAGGCATTCCTCCGGAACAAATATTTTTTGATGAAGGTATCAGTGGGAGTGTTCCGGCTCCCGATAGACCTGGGTTCAAAAAGCTCCTGAAATATATCGAGTCTCATGAAGTAGAGACGATCTATCTGTTCGAAATCTCGAGGCTTGGGAGGACTTTCATCAACACCCTTAATCTTATCATGGAATTTGAAGATAAAGGCGTCAGGGTGGTCTCATTGAGCCCCAGTGAGGCATGGTCCACATCCGGTGATCCTCATTACAGGAAGCTGTTGATATCCATCTTTGGATGGGTTGCGGAGAATGAAAAGAGGATAATGAGGGAACGGATAAAGGTGGGTATAGAGCGACACAGGAAGGAGAAGAAGACGTGGGGAAGGCCTACCAAAGAGCCGAACAAAAAAGAGGTCATGAAGTACAGAGATAAGGGCTTGACGTGGTCCGAGATCTCGAGAGTGATGAACGTTCCTGCGAGCACATTGTACAAGTATAGAGACAAATGGGAAGAGCAGGACCGGGTTGAGAGAGTAAATAGTGCTTCAGAGTGA